Proteins encoded by one window of Methanobacterium sp.:
- a CDS encoding DUF1802 family protein, with product MQKIKKCLNEWNAIIEALGQKKQSIIIRKYGTTNDKFIFYPTVSYTIKDDYLDNFQSKYKSFVEENALPKKEDSKIEVKYFAEVEKVIEKSPQKIGSLRKYHIWANEHVKSYLGKQKAYVWILKVYKLKEPVMAGRTKGMLFANLDQEVSLEGIKPVLSDNEFSKLIKILNK from the coding sequence ATGCAGAAAATAAAAAAATGTCTAAATGAATGGAATGCCATAATAGAAGCATTAGGACAGAAAAAACAGTCTATTATAATAAGAAAATACGGGACAACAAACGATAAATTTATTTTTTATCCTACCGTTAGCTATACAATTAAGGATGATTATCTAGATAATTTTCAAAGTAAATATAAATCTTTTGTTGAGGAAAATGCTCTCCCTAAAAAAGAGGATAGTAAAATAGAAGTAAAATATTTTGCTGAAGTAGAAAAAGTAATTGAAAAATCCCCACAAAAAATTGGATCATTGAGAAAATATCATATTTGGGCAAATGAACATGTTAAATCATATTTAGGTAAACAAAAAGCCTATGTATGGATTTTAAAGGTTTATAAATTAAAAGAACCAGTTATGGCTGGAAGGACAAAAGGAATGTTATTTGCTAATTTAGATCAAGAAGTTTCTTTAGAAGGCATTAAACCTGTTTTAAGTGATAATGAATTCTCTAAATTAATTAAAATATTAAATAAGTGA
- a CDS encoding ATP-dependent helicase, which produces MIEWQQFEQIVVNNLKRDIKKETNPDQNKAISAPINQSQFIVAGPGSGKTTVMVLKILKFIYVDDIHPSSILATTFTRKAAAELRSRILSWGDQIRQYLLQDSSYSAIHNDLKRLDFNQIITGTLDSISEDILRNHRDPGAAPPVVVEDFVANALMMRIGLFSQERHHEEDLREYLINLRGTKFGFNTSEMSKILLEIKDRFYHDQVDFYAFRDQNDDPGCKLACDAIADYINELKDKLLYDFAMLEQEFLNKLQDGKLDKFLKDIKLILVDEYQDTNLLQEKIYFHLAKAAIENKGSIIVVGDDDQSLYRFRGATVDLFTNFKERIQNELNITHDLINLSKNYRSTECVVDLCNDFACLDVKFQPARVEGKPPIEPARSGDFTDFPVLGMFRRDIHTLAEDLAKFIHQVIYEDGYEFEYKGRVYNIQADPKEGSPTDISLLLSSPRERNFGGKPRLPLRLREKLMEVNPAISVFNPRGQSLERIYWVSILCGLILECIDPEGLVQDNIEKLPRSAKYRFGKWREAAKKYVEENPEPAEPVNLKHFVDAWKTRTPLGRRKWKRDVPLMDLVYKLVTWIPVLQDDVEGLVYLEAVTRTIAQTGFFSNYGSEIVFDEKYPELEEYSLKEAYWNIFVPIATGAIDVDEDLLETLPDDRVSFMSIHQAKGLEFPLVIVDVGSDFRQSYPAQAFKRFPEDGGKSCTLEDELRLYCPLGAPDREGRDRAFDDLIRQYFVAFSRAQDVLLLIGLNSVINGYRLKDGTPRYIPNVATLGIEMGIIKD; this is translated from the coding sequence GTGATAGAATGGCAACAATTCGAACAAATCGTAGTGAATAACCTCAAAAGAGATATTAAAAAAGAAACAAACCCAGACCAAAACAAAGCCATCTCCGCACCAATAAACCAATCCCAATTCATTGTTGCAGGCCCTGGAAGTGGAAAAACCACAGTCATGGTCTTAAAAATCCTTAAATTTATCTATGTTGATGATATTCATCCTTCAAGCATCCTTGCAACAACATTCACCCGTAAAGCTGCTGCAGAACTAAGATCAAGAATCCTAAGCTGGGGCGACCAGATAAGACAATATCTACTACAAGATTCATCCTATTCAGCAATTCATAACGATTTAAAAAGACTTGATTTTAACCAGATAATCACAGGAACCCTGGACAGCATCTCTGAAGATATTTTAAGGAATCATCGTGATCCTGGAGCTGCACCTCCAGTTGTAGTTGAAGATTTTGTGGCAAATGCTCTAATGATGCGCATTGGCCTTTTTAGTCAAGAAAGACATCATGAAGAGGATCTAAGAGAATATTTAATTAATTTAAGAGGCACTAAATTTGGTTTTAACACTTCTGAAATGAGTAAGATTCTCTTAGAAATTAAAGACAGGTTCTATCATGATCAGGTTGATTTCTATGCTTTTAGGGATCAAAATGATGATCCTGGGTGTAAATTAGCCTGTGATGCCATTGCAGACTACATCAACGAATTGAAAGATAAATTACTTTATGATTTTGCCATGCTGGAGCAGGAGTTCTTAAACAAGCTTCAAGATGGGAAACTGGACAAATTCCTTAAAGACATCAAACTAATATTAGTGGACGAATACCAGGACACTAATCTACTTCAAGAAAAGATTTATTTCCACCTTGCAAAAGCTGCAATTGAAAATAAAGGCAGTATTATTGTTGTGGGCGACGATGACCAGTCTCTCTATAGATTCAGAGGCGCTACTGTTGATTTATTCACTAATTTCAAGGAAAGAATTCAAAATGAGCTAAATATTACTCATGATCTTATTAATCTTTCTAAAAATTACCGTTCCACCGAATGTGTGGTTGATTTATGCAACGATTTCGCTTGTTTAGATGTAAAATTCCAGCCTGCAAGAGTTGAAGGTAAACCACCAATTGAACCTGCTAGATCCGGTGATTTTACCGATTTTCCAGTATTGGGAATGTTTAGAAGAGATATTCACACTTTAGCTGAAGACCTGGCAAAATTTATTCATCAGGTGATCTATGAAGATGGCTATGAATTTGAATATAAGGGGAGGGTCTATAATATTCAAGCTGATCCAAAAGAAGGCTCCCCTACAGATATTTCTCTTCTTTTAAGCTCTCCAAGGGAGAGAAACTTTGGAGGCAAACCTAGATTACCATTAAGGCTACGTGAAAAACTGATGGAAGTTAATCCTGCAATTTCTGTGTTTAACCCTCGTGGCCAGAGCTTAGAGCGGATTTACTGGGTTAGCATCCTATGTGGCTTGATTTTAGAGTGTATTGATCCTGAAGGTCTTGTTCAAGATAATATAGAAAAATTGCCACGCTCTGCAAAGTATAGGTTTGGTAAATGGCGTGAAGCAGCCAAAAAGTATGTTGAAGAAAACCCTGAACCAGCCGAACCAGTAAATCTTAAACACTTTGTTGATGCATGGAAAACAAGAACACCACTTGGCAGAAGAAAATGGAAAAGAGATGTTCCACTCATGGATTTAGTTTATAAATTAGTTACATGGATTCCAGTGCTTCAAGATGATGTTGAAGGATTGGTCTACCTTGAAGCTGTAACTAGAACCATTGCCCAAACTGGTTTTTTCAGTAATTATGGCTCTGAAATAGTTTTTGATGAAAAATATCCTGAATTAGAGGAATATTCGCTAAAAGAAGCCTACTGGAATATTTTTGTGCCCATTGCTACAGGTGCTATTGATGTTGATGAGGATCTCTTAGAAACTCTTCCTGATGATAGGGTAAGTTTCATGTCCATTCACCAGGCCAAAGGATTGGAGTTTCCACTGGTTATTGTTGATGTGGGCTCTGATTTCCGGCAGAGTTACCCTGCACAAGCATTTAAGAGATTTCCAGAAGATGGAGGAAAATCCTGCACACTTGAAGATGAATTAAGATTATACTGTCCTTTAGGCGCTCCAGATAGGGAAGGAAGAGACAGGGCTTTCGATGATTTAATCAGACAGTACTTTGTGGCCTTCAGCAGGGCGCAGGATGTACTGTTATTGATTGGTTTAAATTCAGTGATTAATGGATACAGATTGAAGGATGGAACTCCTCGATATATCCCTAATGTGGCCACACTTGGGATAGAGATGGGAATAATAAAGGATTAA
- a CDS encoding PD-(D/E)XK nuclease family protein encodes MTLSVRSKPYIIPEYSLTGDLLAYLTCGLQYRYQNKGTLPPSMPIQLWFGDFIHGVMEEAYLRWRDKDWNDFPWDWENQIRIIELEIDKRMRSRGLQPPANLFCPFQKPNDIQGLCDDHKHPHKLVASVRAEAAINTWGPHLFQLIDDAEVRLKGIRDMPGYKKGVSRSNYYGVTGIIDVLSSVKIEEASKKNLIIKYLHKDPEYKERIEKLDSPEYEIIVDYKGMKRPPVNSPSWQHHQWQVLTYSWLRSMQPESRPVLTGILFYLNELSLFKEDLKLLKDEVQDESTDIMPLGNDLNNLLKWNTKSKAPDLSETFKIKDFDAAKTKFLQVFKNERSIRFIMTENESINNSLNEFDKVVAEIENSIVCEVHGKGIKSSWIPNPDKRTCDACDFRTFCGKSESRKNVLTVP; translated from the coding sequence ATGACGCTTTCAGTAAGATCAAAACCATATATAATCCCAGAATACAGCCTAACTGGAGATTTATTAGCTTATTTAACATGTGGATTGCAGTACAGGTATCAAAACAAGGGAACGCTACCTCCTTCCATGCCTATACAGTTATGGTTTGGTGATTTTATTCACGGCGTAATGGAGGAAGCATATCTTCGTTGGAGAGATAAGGATTGGAATGATTTTCCATGGGACTGGGAAAATCAAATCAGGATAATAGAACTTGAAATTGATAAGAGAATGAGATCAAGGGGATTGCAGCCACCTGCAAATTTGTTCTGCCCATTCCAAAAACCTAATGATATACAGGGGCTTTGTGATGATCATAAGCACCCCCATAAGCTTGTTGCGAGTGTTAGGGCAGAAGCTGCGATTAATACTTGGGGTCCGCACCTTTTCCAATTGATCGATGATGCTGAGGTTAGGCTTAAAGGTATTAGGGACATGCCGGGATACAAAAAAGGTGTAAGCCGTTCAAATTATTACGGTGTAACTGGAATAATCGACGTTTTAAGCTCTGTAAAAATAGAAGAAGCTTCCAAAAAGAATTTAATTATTAAATATCTGCATAAAGACCCGGAATACAAAGAAAGAATCGAAAAACTGGATTCTCCAGAATACGAGATTATTGTAGATTATAAAGGTATGAAAAGGCCTCCTGTTAACTCTCCTTCATGGCAGCATCACCAGTGGCAGGTTTTAACCTATTCATGGCTCCGCTCAATGCAGCCAGAGTCACGTCCAGTTTTAACTGGAATTTTATTTTATCTTAATGAATTATCTCTATTTAAAGAGGATTTGAAGCTGCTTAAAGATGAAGTTCAAGATGAAAGCACCGATATTATGCCATTGGGAAATGATTTAAATAATCTCCTTAAATGGAATACAAAATCAAAAGCACCTGATCTATCTGAGACATTCAAAATCAAAGATTTTGATGCCGCAAAAACGAAGTTTTTGCAGGTGTTTAAAAACGAAAGATCCATACGTTTTATCATGACCGAAAATGAATCCATCAACAATTCTCTTAATGAATTCGACAAAGTAGTGGCAGAAATTGAAAACAGCATCGTCTGTGAAGTTCATGGCAAGGGAATAAAATCTTCATGGATTCCAAATCCTGATAAGAGAACGTGTGATGCCTGCGACTTTAGGACGTTCTGTGGGAAATCTGAAAGTAGGAAGAATGTGCTTACAGTTCCATGA
- a CDS encoding HEPN domain-containing protein has product MREEVSNWWKQALKDLESASKNLEIKEYYVAAFLSQQAAEKALKALYIHKLKESSGPTHSLLFLGRSVKIPDEFLSGLRKLSPDFVITRYPDAANGVPYELYDDEIARERLKIAKGVVKWVEQELKS; this is encoded by the coding sequence ATGAGAGAAGAAGTTTCTAACTGGTGGAAACAGGCCCTGAAAGACCTGGAAAGTGCCTCTAAGAACCTCGAAATAAAAGAATATTATGTTGCTGCTTTTCTATCTCAACAAGCGGCTGAAAAAGCACTTAAAGCACTTTATATCCATAAACTCAAAGAATCCTCTGGTCCAACACATTCATTACTCTTTTTAGGAAGAAGCGTTAAGATTCCAGATGAATTTTTAAGTGGACTCAGAAAGTTAAGCCCCGATTTCGTCATAACTCGTTACCCTGATGCTGCAAATGGAGTTCCTTATGAACTTTATGACGATGAAATAGCAAGAGAACGGTTAAAAATCGCAAAAGGCGTGGTAAAATGGGTAGAGCAGGAGTTAAAGAGCTAA
- a CDS encoding nucleotidyltransferase domain-containing protein — translation MGRAGVKELNNFLNQVKKNFNPQLIILFGSRARNEYLKESDYDFIIVSQEFEGIHFLKRIEKVLLFWNLDQDVDILPYTPEEFEKKKLEIGIVSEALKHGVFVATKS, via the coding sequence ATGGGTAGAGCAGGAGTTAAAGAGCTAAATAATTTTTTGAATCAAGTTAAAAAGAATTTTAATCCTCAGTTAATCATTCTATTTGGAAGCAGGGCTAGAAATGAATATTTAAAAGAGAGTGACTATGATTTTATTATTGTAAGCCAAGAATTTGAAGGAATACATTTTCTTAAAAGAATTGAAAAGGTTCTCTTATTCTGGAATCTTGACCAGGATGTGGATATCCTGCCGTATACTCCTGAAGAATTCGAAAAGAAAAAACTTGAAATTGGAATAGTTAGTGAAGCCCTTAAACACGGAGTGTTTGTGGCCACGAAATCATAG
- a CDS encoding HEPN domain-containing protein has protein sequence MVNLDMDRAKKLLKSARDLYEQGDMAGVAGLAYAAFESATMTLTDKINGKDYKSHNLRRERAKELLKRNQDKIDLLWEIRNIDFYGNVKIGAPKREITEKEVQNGLNAVEKIIEEIEKILAE, from the coding sequence ATGGTTAATTTAGATATGGATAGGGCAAAAAAGTTGTTAAAATCAGCAAGGGATCTATATGAACAGGGAGATATGGCTGGTGTGGCAGGACTAGCATATGCAGCATTTGAATCTGCCACAATGACTTTAACAGACAAAATTAATGGGAAAGATTATAAAAGTCATAATTTAAGAAGAGAAAGAGCAAAAGAATTGCTTAAACGAAACCAGGATAAAATAGATTTACTATGGGAAATCCGGAACATTGATTTTTATGGTAATGTGAAAATAGGGGCCCCTAAAAGAGAAATTACAGAAAAAGAGGTTCAAAACGGTTTAAATGCCGTTGAAAAAATTATTGAAGAGATAGAAAAAATTTTAGCAGAATAA
- a CDS encoding nucleotidyltransferase domain-containing protein — MVLKLEQFNLEHLATKNTIKILRFLILKPYLSFGLSELSKELNISKSNVLRILKVLTQYNLILEQKSSRKKVYRINYEMNAVKIMWKLFMDEERQNIDINFKNVIDLLYHQVKNDVELFIVFGSVAQGLATQKSDIDICIVTKKSINIDRFEFLPHRFEIHEYKWDDIKNPVDFIVLEALLNGIVFKGNILKIIAEIRSFGKPYVIYRVEKAKEFLNKSKSLEGEARTYYERMAEITIGEVKSIVVRGKTIPKKKIILENIEEEIKWLENVISREGEEIWLI, encoded by the coding sequence ATGGTACTAAAATTAGAACAATTTAATCTGGAGCATCTGGCAACTAAAAATACCATAAAGATACTCAGATTTCTTATTCTAAAACCATATCTTTCTTTTGGCCTTAGTGAATTATCAAAAGAACTTAATATTTCCAAATCAAATGTTTTACGGATTTTAAAAGTTTTAACCCAATACAATCTAATTTTAGAACAAAAAAGCAGTCGCAAAAAAGTTTATAGGATAAATTATGAGATGAATGCGGTTAAAATCATGTGGAAACTATTTATGGATGAAGAAAGGCAAAATATAGATATTAATTTTAAAAACGTTATCGATCTTTTATACCATCAAGTTAAAAATGATGTTGAATTATTCATAGTCTTTGGAAGCGTCGCTCAAGGCTTAGCAACACAAAAAAGCGATATAGATATCTGCATCGTTACTAAAAAATCAATAAATATAGATAGGTTCGAATTCTTACCCCATAGATTTGAAATACACGAGTATAAATGGGATGACATTAAAAATCCAGTAGACTTTATTGTTCTGGAAGCCCTTTTAAATGGTATCGTATTTAAGGGAAATATTTTAAAAATCATCGCTGAAATACGTTCCTTCGGAAAGCCTTACGTTATCTATCGTGTTGAAAAAGCCAAAGAATTCTTAAATAAGTCAAAATCGTTAGAAGGTGAGGCCAGAACCTATTATGAGAGAATGGCCGAGATAACAATAGGTGAAGTCAAATCAATTGTTGTAAGGGGAAAGACCATACCCAAGAAAAAAATAATCCTTGAAAATATAGAAGAGGAAATTAAATGGCTTGAAAATGTAATATCACGTGAAGGTGAGGAAATATGGTTAATTTAG
- the csa3 gene encoding CRISPR-associated CARF protein Csa3 has translation MDNTLISTIYSIEPVMFCITQFAPKKIVLLREEDSNKKQSEAERMLKETVGKVMELETKITSLYDVVRIAEDTADVIESEHAHGRKVIVNVSGGRKPQALGALFGCYARHDRVERIVYVTEEDKEIIDLPILNFGISPTKRIILEELSQNGISVQNLAIKVGISRGMTYNHIRELREMGFIDRNKLEITTAGRLAII, from the coding sequence ATGGATAACACCCTAATTTCAACCATCTATTCAATTGAACCAGTGATGTTCTGCATTACCCAGTTTGCACCAAAAAAAATAGTTCTACTAAGGGAAGAAGATTCCAACAAAAAACAAAGTGAAGCAGAAAGAATGCTCAAGGAAACAGTTGGAAAAGTAATGGAACTTGAAACAAAAATCACAAGCCTATATGACGTTGTAAGGATAGCAGAAGACACAGCAGATGTAATTGAATCTGAACACGCCCATGGAAGAAAGGTAATTGTAAACGTTAGCGGCGGAAGAAAACCACAAGCCCTCGGCGCTCTCTTTGGATGTTATGCAAGACACGACAGGGTAGAACGCATCGTCTATGTTACAGAAGAAGATAAAGAAATCATAGACCTCCCCATCCTAAACTTCGGAATCTCACCAACAAAAAGAATAATACTCGAGGAATTAAGTCAAAACGGAATATCAGTACAAAACCTTGCAATAAAAGTGGGGATAAGCAGGGGAATGACCTATAACCACATAAGAGAACTAAGGGAAATGGGCTTTATAGACCGGAATAAACTTGAAATTACTACTGCAGGGCGCCTGGCGATAATTTAA
- a CDS encoding FxLYD domain-containing protein, translating into MNNKYLVILGILLVAGVVAISGCTDSSTNTTSSSNPSTSAEAHFKIENLKVSNEGYGGYAIKGELTPNKDISYLEMVTVWYDSSGAVIERNSLAWNMNDLKSGQKVKFSTNDYLGTDAGSPSKVELLVFDGPFSGGDDSSAIYRTTLQV; encoded by the coding sequence ATGAATAATAAATATTTAGTTATATTAGGAATACTTTTAGTTGCAGGTGTTGTGGCTATAAGTGGATGCACTGATTCTTCAACAAACACAACAAGTTCATCAAATCCATCCACAAGTGCAGAAGCACATTTTAAAATTGAAAATTTAAAGGTAAGCAATGAAGGATATGGTGGTTATGCTATAAAAGGAGAATTAACTCCTAATAAGGATATCAGCTACCTTGAAATGGTTACAGTTTGGTATGACTCCAGCGGAGCAGTGATTGAAAGAAATTCACTTGCATGGAATATGAATGACCTTAAATCCGGACAAAAAGTTAAATTTTCAACTAATGATTACTTAGGAACAGATGCAGGAAGTCCTTCTAAAGTAGAGCTTTTAGTCTTTGATGGACCATTTTCTGGCGGCGATGATTCATCTGCAATCTATAGAACCACACTACAAGTATAA
- a CDS encoding DUF4064 domain-containing protein, whose product MVEEVKEGYGIIEDNKKPSRTMELVFGILGGFFGLVGGIGALIVGSFGEAFNFAGYSDIMILGTVAIIVSIAGIIGAILVKKNPKLGGILMLLSGIIGFICIFVFYILGGIFLVLGGLMALVRK is encoded by the coding sequence ATGGTTGAAGAAGTAAAAGAGGGATATGGAATAATTGAGGACAACAAAAAACCTTCAAGAACTATGGAATTAGTTTTCGGGATTCTTGGGGGATTCTTTGGTTTGGTTGGAGGTATAGGGGCATTAATCGTTGGGAGCTTTGGAGAAGCCTTTAACTTTGCTGGTTACTCTGATATAATGATTTTGGGAACTGTGGCTATTATTGTATCAATTGCAGGAATAATCGGGGCAATTCTGGTTAAAAAGAATCCAAAGCTAGGCGGAATCTTGATGCTACTAAGCGGAATAATTGGATTCATCTGCATATTCGTATTTTATATACTGGGGGGAATTTTTCTCGTGCTTGGGGGCTTAATGGCTCTAGTGAGGAAATAA
- a CDS encoding response regulator yields the protein MKASRILLIENECIIAMEIQNSLLKSGYKPFTANSGENGLKMALEIKPDLIIIDTDLKALNEGIKTAKRIREVLEAPIIYLTAYFNEKLQAELTKPSAIILKPFNTDELINTIKTALYGFESEELKNEIGDLK from the coding sequence ATGAAAGCTTCAAGGATACTTTTAATTGAAAATGAATGCATCATAGCAATGGAAATCCAGAACAGCCTGTTAAAGTCAGGATATAAACCATTCACAGCAAATTCTGGTGAAAATGGCTTAAAGATGGCCCTGGAAATAAAACCAGACCTGATTATAATTGATACGGATTTAAAGGCTTTAAATGAAGGTATAAAAACCGCTAAAAGGATAAGGGAAGTTCTGGAAGCGCCAATCATCTACCTTACAGCATATTTCAATGAAAAACTACAAGCTGAATTAACAAAACCCTCTGCTATTATATTAAAACCATTCAATACTGATGAATTAATCAACACCATTAAAACAGCTCTGTATGGATTTGAATCAGAAGAATTAAAGAATGAAATAGGGGATTTAAAATAA
- a CDS encoding alpha/beta fold hydrolase gives MSSLTFENLKIMAQEFIDQLIQGDFKEAAAKFDEPMKTALDETKLQESWQNIIADIGVLLQITPTQTTEMEDYKIIVIKCQFQRSDVDIQIVFNKKGQISGLNFTPLQTVYNPPAYVNESAFHEVEVTLGEGKWALPGTLTIPAGSGRFPGVVLVHGSGPNDRDESIGPNKTFRDLAWGLASKGIAVLRYDKRTFKHAKELTPDLIEKMTVKEEVIDDALLAVELMRQTEGINPKRVFLLGHSLGATLAPRIGQKDQKLAGLIIMAGITRSLEETILDQYTYLYSLEGTMTKEQKAELESLKEKVAHLKDPEDKISRQDLPLGVPIAYWLDLREHNVLDAAKALKMPILVIQGGRDYQVLEEKDFENWKTALKQKKNASFKLFPKLNHLFIAGEGKSTPQEYMIEGHVEKEVIDSIVQWIGKI, from the coding sequence ATGAGTTCATTAACTTTTGAAAATCTAAAAATAATGGCACAGGAATTTATAGACCAGCTGATTCAAGGCGATTTTAAAGAAGCGGCTGCTAAATTTGATGAACCAATGAAAACCGCTCTTGATGAAACTAAATTACAGGAATCCTGGCAAAATATAATTGCAGATATAGGTGTTCTGCTACAAATAACTCCTACACAAACAACTGAAATGGAAGACTACAAAATTATTGTTATCAAATGCCAGTTCCAACGGTCTGACGTCGATATACAGATTGTTTTCAACAAAAAGGGACAGATCAGTGGCCTGAACTTTACTCCCCTACAAACCGTTTACAATCCACCGGCTTATGTAAATGAATCCGCTTTCCATGAGGTGGAAGTGACTCTTGGGGAGGGAAAATGGGCCCTACCAGGTACACTGACAATACCTGCTGGTTCTGGACGTTTTCCAGGCGTGGTGTTAGTGCATGGCTCTGGACCGAATGATAGAGATGAGTCAATTGGCCCTAACAAGACATTTCGAGATCTGGCCTGGGGTTTAGCCTCAAAGGGTATTGCTGTGCTGCGGTATGATAAACGCACTTTCAAACATGCTAAAGAGCTTACTCCAGACCTAATAGAGAAAATGACTGTAAAAGAAGAGGTCATAGACGATGCGCTGCTTGCAGTTGAACTAATGCGTCAAACAGAAGGCATAAACCCCAAACGTGTCTTTTTATTAGGTCACAGTCTGGGCGCCACTCTTGCTCCCCGAATTGGTCAAAAAGATCAGAAATTGGCTGGATTGATTATCATGGCAGGGATAACCCGCTCGCTTGAAGAAACCATTTTAGACCAGTATACCTATCTTTACAGCCTTGAAGGCACAATGACCAAAGAGCAGAAGGCAGAACTTGAATCTTTAAAGGAGAAAGTAGCACATTTAAAGGATCCTGAAGATAAAATTTCGCGCCAGGACTTACCATTAGGAGTTCCAATAGCTTACTGGCTGGATTTACGTGAACATAATGTACTGGATGCGGCTAAGGCGTTAAAAATGCCTATTCTGGTCATCCAGGGCGGACGTGATTATCAGGTTTTGGAGGAAAAAGACTTTGAAAACTGGAAAACTGCTCTTAAACAAAAGAAAAATGCTAGTTTTAAACTTTTCCCCAAACTTAACCACCTATTCATTGCAGGTGAGGGTAAATCAACCCCACAAGAATACATGATTGAAGGCCACGTAGAAAAAGAGGTAATAGATTCAATTGTCCAGTGGATCGGGAAAATATAA
- a CDS encoding exopolysaccharide biosynthesis protein, whose amino-acid sequence MVLKHPGEQCEFSRVLPEIYKKVPEGDITLKEFLKLMGDQGKLIISMLLAAPFLIPIYIPGTGIIAGLIIFTLIISIIFNRDLIPNRFQKKKISHKNLIKALDISSRVFNYIERFVKPRLLVMTTGLITPKVNKFFLLLSTLLFMFPLPVPLTNTLPAFGVFLLAAGTLECDGYLILAGYGAVIITIIYFGSVILLGWAGISAGLSYFG is encoded by the coding sequence ATGGTTTTAAAACATCCTGGTGAGCAGTGCGAATTTTCAAGGGTACTGCCAGAAATTTATAAAAAAGTCCCTGAGGGCGATATTACTTTAAAAGAGTTTTTAAAATTAATGGGAGACCAGGGTAAGTTAATAATATCCATGCTGCTTGCAGCACCATTTTTAATTCCCATATATATCCCTGGAACTGGAATAATTGCTGGATTAATCATATTCACGCTCATTATTAGTATAATATTCAACAGAGATTTAATTCCCAATCGTTTCCAGAAAAAGAAAATATCCCATAAGAATTTAATTAAAGCCTTGGATATTTCATCTCGTGTGTTTAATTATATTGAAAGATTTGTTAAGCCTCGTCTTTTGGTGATGACTACAGGTTTAATAACTCCTAAGGTGAATAAATTCTTTTTATTGTTAAGTACGTTATTATTCATGTTTCCTTTACCTGTTCCACTAACAAATACTTTACCTGCTTTTGGGGTTTTTCTCCTGGCTGCCGGAACTTTAGAATGTGATGGTTATTTGATTTTAGCAGGTTATGGTGCGGTTATAATAACTATTATCTATTTTGGTTCGGTTATTTTACTTGGATGGGCTGGAATATCTGCAGGATTATCTTATTTTGGTTAA
- a CDS encoding DUF2769 domain-containing protein: protein MEIDFNLENIGKCLCSKCKVQGKSQCVKDNMIMLQEKALGSGMVEPEDFPALYCASGKEKCNDLDVNEKCRCTDCSIYLENDLESGSPESYFCLNGASIHCSFGQRNEEDIIRVNDMLRHYYLRRD from the coding sequence ATGGAAATTGATTTTAACCTGGAAAATATTGGAAAATGCCTCTGCAGCAAGTGCAAAGTGCAGGGAAAAAGCCAGTGTGTAAAAGATAATATGATAATGCTCCAGGAAAAAGCGCTAGGTTCTGGTATGGTTGAGCCTGAAGATTTCCCTGCCTTGTATTGTGCGTCTGGTAAAGAAAAGTGCAATGACCTGGATGTAAATGAAAAGTGCAGATGTACAGATTGTTCTATTTATTTAGAAAATGATCTGGAATCTGGAAGTCCTGAAAGCTATTTCTGTCTTAATGGAGCTTCAATCCACTGTTCATTTGGTCAAAGAAATGAGGAAGATATAATACGCGTTAATGATATGCTCAGACATTACTACCTGCGTAGAGATTAG